In Geotalea uraniireducens, one genomic interval encodes:
- a CDS encoding thiolase family protein, which translates to MGDVYLVESLRTPFGSFGGALAQRRAPELAAAVIGGLLARTGLPGEAVDEVIVGQVLSGGCGQAPARQAMRLAGLPDAVHALTINKVCGSGLKAITLGAGAIALGEAELVIAGGMESMSTAPYFLRKARSGYRLGHGEIFDLMIYDGLQDPYSGRLMGEIAEESAARHGLSRADQDEYALRSYRLARTALREGIFGDEIVPVRPAPEGMAEPVTDDEEPFAVDLDRLPHLRPAFRKEGTITAGNASTISDGAALTLLAGEAALKRCNLHPRARLVATATESRHPDRFPEAPEGAIRRVCARAGLSLGEIDLFEINEAFAAVALYAIGTLQLDPARVNVNGGAVALGHPIGASGGRLVATLVRELGRRQGRYGLATLCNGGGEAVAAIFERL; encoded by the coding sequence ATGGGGGATGTCTATCTGGTCGAGTCATTGCGGACGCCGTTCGGCTCGTTCGGCGGGGCGTTGGCCCAGCGGCGGGCGCCGGAACTGGCGGCAGCGGTGATCGGAGGGCTCCTCGCCCGCACCGGCCTCCCCGGCGAGGCGGTGGATGAGGTGATCGTCGGCCAGGTCCTCTCCGGCGGTTGCGGCCAGGCGCCGGCCCGGCAGGCGATGCGGCTGGCCGGGCTTCCCGACGCCGTCCATGCCCTGACGATCAACAAGGTTTGCGGCAGCGGCCTGAAGGCGATCACGCTCGGTGCCGGGGCGATCGCCCTCGGCGAGGCGGAGCTGGTGATCGCCGGCGGCATGGAGAGCATGTCGACTGCCCCCTATTTTCTCCGCAAGGCGCGGAGCGGTTACCGGCTGGGGCATGGCGAGATTTTCGACCTGATGATCTACGATGGCCTCCAGGATCCCTACAGCGGCCGGCTGATGGGAGAGATCGCCGAGGAGAGCGCCGCCCGGCACGGTCTGAGCCGCGCCGACCAGGACGAGTATGCCCTCCGCTCTTACCGGCTGGCCCGGACGGCGCTCCGGGAAGGGATCTTCGGCGATGAAATCGTGCCGGTCCGGCCGGCGCCGGAAGGGATGGCGGAGCCGGTGACGGACGACGAGGAGCCGTTCGCCGTCGATCTCGACCGGCTTCCCCATTTGCGGCCGGCCTTCCGCAAAGAGGGGACCATCACCGCCGGCAATGCCTCCACCATCAGCGACGGGGCGGCGCTGACGCTGTTGGCCGGCGAGGCGGCGCTCAAGCGCTGCAATCTCCACCCCCGCGCCCGGCTCGTTGCCACCGCCACCGAGAGCCGCCATCCGGACCGCTTCCCCGAGGCGCCGGAGGGGGCGATCCGCCGGGTCTGCGCCCGAGCCGGGCTGTCGCTGGGGGAGATCGACCTGTTCGAGATCAACGAAGCCTTTGCCGCGGTGGCGCTCTACGCCATCGGCACGCTGCAGCTCGATCCGGCCCGGGTCAACGTCAATGGCGGTGCCGTCGCCCTCGGCCACCCGATCGGCGCGAGCGGCGGCCGGCTCGTTGCAACCCTGGTCCGGGAACTGGGGCGCCGTCAGGGGCGCTACGGGCTGGCCACCCTGTGCAATGGCGGCGGCGAGGCGGTGGCGGCGATCTTCGAGCGGCTCTGA
- a CDS encoding 3-hydroxyacyl-CoA dehydrogenase family protein, with translation MIKTVGVLGAGQMGSGIAQLFAWHGYEVILCEIAAAQLAKAQATIRENLERQAIENRLEREEIGAIVARIRPTDSFAELAAAGLVIEAVPENEPLKRQIFRDLDAALPAGAILASNTSSISITRLAAATGRPERVLGLHFMNPVPAMRLVEVIRGEATSDETFAAATAVVASLGKEMAVSRDYPGFIVNRILIPMINEAIFALQEGVATAEAIDKGMKLGTNQPMGPLALADLIGLDTVLAIATVLYEGFRDPKYRPCPLLVRMVDAGHLGRKAGRGFFSYR, from the coding sequence ATGATCAAAACGGTTGGCGTGCTCGGGGCGGGGCAGATGGGGAGCGGGATCGCCCAGCTTTTCGCCTGGCACGGCTACGAGGTGATCCTCTGCGAGATCGCCGCGGCCCAGCTGGCGAAGGCGCAGGCGACAATCCGGGAAAACCTGGAGCGCCAGGCGATCGAAAACCGCCTTGAGCGGGAGGAGATCGGGGCGATCGTCGCCCGGATCCGGCCGACCGACAGCTTCGCCGAGCTGGCTGCGGCCGGGCTGGTGATCGAGGCGGTGCCGGAGAACGAGCCGCTCAAGCGGCAGATCTTCCGTGATCTTGACGCGGCGCTGCCGGCCGGGGCGATCCTCGCCTCGAATACCTCCTCGATCTCCATCACCCGGCTGGCGGCGGCCACCGGGCGGCCGGAGCGGGTGCTCGGCCTCCATTTCATGAATCCGGTGCCGGCGATGCGGCTGGTGGAGGTAATCAGGGGGGAGGCCACCAGCGACGAAACCTTCGCCGCGGCGACGGCGGTGGTGGCCAGCCTCGGCAAGGAAATGGCGGTTTCCCGGGACTATCCCGGCTTCATCGTCAACCGGATCCTCATCCCGATGATCAACGAGGCGATCTTCGCCCTCCAGGAAGGGGTGGCGACGGCGGAGGCGATCGACAAGGGGATGAAGCTCGGCACCAACCAGCCGATGGGGCCGCTCGCCCTGGCGGACCTGATCGGCCTCGATACGGTGCTGGCCATCGCCACGGTGCTTTACGAGGGTTTCAGGGATCCGAAGTACCGGCCGTGCCCGCTGCTGGTCAGGATGGTCGATGCCGGCCATCTCGGGCGGAAGGCGGGGCGCGGCTTTTTCAGTTACCGGTGA
- a CDS encoding acyl-CoA dehydrogenase family protein, with protein MTCELTEAQLTLQQTVREVAGAELKPGVGQRDEAGEFPAAQVAKLHELGLFGLVLPDEYGGGGRDFLSYVLVVEELAQVDAATTITLLAHTLAASHLNAFGSPAQKERFLPPLARGGKLAAWALTEPGAGSDAGGIKTRAEADGTGWRLNGNKFFITNGSRADTLVVMAVTDPDRGAKGISAFIVPGDTPGLGKGKNLDKLGFRASDTVALLLKEVRLPAEALLGERDRGFIQAMEVLAGGRIGVAAMAVGIARACLEESVAYARRRTAFGRPIGDFEGLQWMLADMATEIDAARLLVHRAARLRDAGRRFAREAAMAKLFAAETAMRAAVKAVQIHGGYGYTRAFPVERYLREAKLCEIGEGTSEIQRLVIARELLHAEGPCDLSI; from the coding sequence ATGACCTGTGAATTGACCGAAGCGCAGCTGACGCTGCAGCAGACCGTCCGGGAGGTTGCCGGGGCGGAGCTCAAACCGGGGGTGGGACAGCGGGACGAGGCGGGGGAATTTCCCGCCGCCCAGGTGGCGAAGCTCCACGAACTGGGGCTGTTCGGCCTGGTGCTCCCCGACGAGTACGGGGGGGGCGGCCGCGATTTTCTCAGCTACGTCCTGGTGGTGGAGGAGCTGGCCCAGGTCGACGCGGCGACGACGATCACCCTCCTGGCCCACACCCTGGCCGCCAGCCATCTCAACGCCTTCGGTTCGCCGGCGCAGAAAGAGCGGTTTCTCCCGCCGCTGGCCCGGGGGGGGAAGCTGGCCGCCTGGGCGCTCACCGAGCCCGGCGCCGGCAGCGACGCCGGCGGGATCAAGACCCGGGCGGAGGCCGACGGCACCGGCTGGCGGCTTAACGGCAACAAGTTCTTCATTACCAACGGCTCCCGGGCCGACACCCTGGTGGTGATGGCGGTGACCGACCCGGACCGGGGTGCCAAGGGGATCTCGGCCTTCATCGTCCCCGGCGATACCCCCGGCCTCGGTAAGGGGAAGAATCTCGACAAGCTCGGTTTCCGCGCCAGCGATACGGTGGCGCTGCTCCTGAAGGAGGTGCGGTTGCCGGCGGAGGCGCTTCTCGGCGAACGGGACCGGGGGTTCATCCAGGCGATGGAGGTCCTGGCCGGCGGGCGGATCGGCGTGGCGGCAATGGCGGTCGGCATCGCCCGCGCCTGCCTGGAGGAGAGCGTCGCCTACGCCCGGCGCCGGACCGCCTTCGGCCGGCCGATCGGCGACTTCGAGGGGCTGCAGTGGATGCTCGCCGACATGGCGACCGAAATCGATGCCGCCCGGCTGCTGGTCCACCGGGCGGCCCGGCTCCGCGACGCCGGCCGGCGCTTCGCCCGGGAGGCGGCGATGGCCAAGCTGTTCGCCGCCGAGACGGCGATGCGGGCTGCGGTGAAGGCGGTGCAGATTCACGGCGGCTACGGCTATACCCGGGCCTTCCCGGTGGAGCGCTATCTCCGCGAGGCGAAACTTTGCGAAATCGGCGAGGGGACGTCGGAGATCCAGCGGCTGGTGATTGCCCGGGAACTGTTGCACGCGGAGGGACCATGCGACCTGTCTATATGA
- a CDS encoding thiolase C-terminal domain-containing protein gives MRPVYMIGGGITKFAKAHPEKDFRLMVKEAFDYALADLPRLGRAEIDGSVCSYFSDHFTRQLKAGAMVQDYLGLCPKPSRRIEGGGATGGLCFQAAWEAVASGRMEVCLAMGFETMSRVNTWKGNEFIALASDTNFDYPVGGFYTGYYAMMVRRHMHEFGTTVEQLAKVAVKNHRNALHNPYAQSPAALTVADVRSAPLVATPLTIRDCCQMSDGAAVAILAAEGAAERLCDRPVRIAGIGCGTDAMRMADRPHGPVLLLPHETVADYAGLRYPGVHSFRGGRSAAKLAYEMAGIADPGKELDFVELHDAYTSSEIQTYEDLGLCRYGEGGGYVDAGAPFLANLDYGLDFSAPGRWRRLPVNPSGGLLACGHPVGATGLMQAVFAFWQLQGTIGKHLGDATLQLAEPRRGLIHSHAGTGTYITVSILESV, from the coding sequence ATGCGACCTGTCTATATGATCGGCGGCGGGATCACCAAGTTTGCCAAGGCCCACCCGGAGAAGGATTTCCGGCTGATGGTCAAGGAGGCGTTCGACTATGCCCTGGCGGACCTCCCCCGGCTCGGCCGGGCGGAGATCGACGGCAGCGTCTGCTCGTACTTCTCCGATCACTTCACCCGCCAGCTGAAGGCCGGGGCGATGGTCCAGGACTACCTCGGCCTCTGCCCCAAGCCGTCGCGGCGGATCGAGGGGGGCGGGGCCACCGGCGGGCTCTGTTTCCAGGCGGCCTGGGAGGCGGTCGCCTCGGGGCGGATGGAGGTCTGCCTGGCGATGGGCTTCGAGACGATGAGCCGGGTCAACACCTGGAAGGGGAACGAGTTCATCGCCCTTGCCTCGGACACCAATTTCGACTACCCGGTGGGGGGCTTCTACACCGGTTACTACGCGATGATGGTCCGCCGCCACATGCACGAATTCGGCACCACCGTCGAACAGCTGGCCAAGGTGGCGGTGAAGAACCACCGCAACGCCCTGCACAACCCCTATGCCCAGAGCCCGGCGGCGCTGACCGTGGCCGATGTGCGCAGCGCGCCGTTGGTGGCGACGCCGTTGACCATCCGCGACTGTTGCCAGATGTCCGACGGGGCGGCGGTGGCGATCCTTGCCGCGGAAGGGGCGGCGGAGCGGCTCTGCGATCGGCCCGTGCGGATCGCCGGCATCGGCTGTGGCACCGACGCGATGCGGATGGCCGACCGTCCCCACGGCCCGGTGCTCCTCCTTCCTCACGAAACGGTGGCCGATTATGCCGGGCTGCGCTATCCGGGGGTCCATTCGTTCCGTGGCGGCCGGAGTGCCGCCAAGCTGGCCTACGAAATGGCCGGGATCGCCGACCCGGGCAAGGAACTCGATTTCGTCGAACTGCACGATGCCTACACCTCTTCCGAAATCCAGACTTACGAGGACTTGGGGCTCTGCCGCTATGGCGAGGGGGGGGGCTACGTCGATGCCGGGGCGCCGTTCCTGGCGAATCTCGACTATGGCCTCGACTTCTCCGCGCCGGGGCGCTGGCGCCGGCTGCCGGTCAACCCGTCGGGGGGGCTGTTGGCCTGCGGCCATCCGGTGGGGGCCACCGGGCTGATGCAGGCGGTCTTCGCCTTCTGGCAGCTACAGGGGACCATCGGCAAACACCTGGGGGATGCCACCCTGCAGCTGGCCGAACCGCGGCGGGGACTGATCCACAGCCATGCCGGGACCGGCACCTATATCACGGTGAGTATTCTGGAAAGCGTCTAG
- a CDS encoding Zn-ribbon domain-containing OB-fold protein: protein MDKNAKLPENETGAVLFNVEPIILKYHYEIDYLHSYAQDSPFFAGLAHGKLLGSRCTGCGHVYATPRGHCMECGAATAWAELPTEGRVHTYTTCYYGGEAFLEETPFTLILVEFERVDTLFLSRLVGVEPDEVTIGMPVRAKFRRNSTFRPTDVYFVPL from the coding sequence ATGGACAAGAATGCCAAGCTGCCGGAGAATGAAACGGGCGCGGTTCTTTTCAATGTCGAGCCGATCATCCTCAAGTACCACTACGAGATCGACTACCTCCACTCCTACGCCCAGGATTCGCCGTTTTTCGCCGGCCTGGCGCACGGGAAACTGCTCGGCAGCCGTTGCACCGGCTGCGGCCACGTCTACGCCACGCCGCGCGGCCACTGCATGGAGTGCGGCGCCGCCACCGCCTGGGCCGAACTCCCCACCGAGGGGCGGGTCCATACCTATACCACCTGCTATTACGGCGGCGAGGCGTTCCTCGAGGAGACCCCCTTTACGCTGATCCTGGTCGAGTTCGAGCGGGTCGACACCCTCTTCCTCTCCCGACTGGTCGGTGTCGAACCGGACGAGGTGACCATCGGCATGCCGGTGCGGGCCAAATTCCGCCGGAACAGCACCTTCCGGCCGACCGACGTCTATTTCGTGCCGCTCTGA
- a CDS encoding acetoacetate--CoA ligase, translating to MKEPLWRPTAAQRDRAAMTRFIAFVNARHGTSFSGYDELYRWSVTELSLFWADLWDFLGIIASRRFDRVLDEPATMPGARWFAGARLNFAENLLRYRDDRPALVGIAEGGETRRLSYAGLFDQVARLAAALKDAGVTAGDRVAGFLPNLPETVVAMLAATSLGAVWSSCSPDFGSRGVLDRFGQIGPKILFAADGYRYRGRRFDSLARLREIVSALPGVERLVVVPSLDEEPDLRGIPQAVRYADFTAGQAAFPGFVQLPADHPLYIMYSSGTTGPPKCLVQGAAGILLNQFKELALHTDLGRDDTIIYLTTCGWMMWNWLVCALATGATVVLYEGHPFHPDPGYLWRLARDEGITVFGTSARYLAALEKSGARPGREYDLSRLRTVLSTGSPLAPESFAYVYREIKADLQLASISGGTDLNGCFALGNPLGPVYPGELQCRGLGMRVAVFDEAGRAVVGKPGELVCTAPFPSMPLSFWHDPDGAKYRHAYFERFPGVWTHGDWCELTESGGLIIYGRSDATLNPGGVRIGTAELYRLVETLPEIADSLAVGQRWEGDERVILFVRLAAGTTLTDELAERIRRAIREQLSPRHVPARIIAVADIPYTISMKKVELAVRKVIHGEPVKNRDALANPEALDLYRDLPELQR from the coding sequence ATGAAAGAACCGCTCTGGAGACCGACGGCGGCGCAGCGCGACCGGGCGGCGATGACCCGCTTCATCGCCTTCGTCAACGCCCGGCACGGCACCAGCTTCAGCGGCTACGACGAGCTCTACCGCTGGTCGGTGACCGAGCTGTCCCTCTTCTGGGCCGACCTGTGGGATTTTCTCGGCATTATCGCCTCCCGCCGCTTCGACCGGGTACTCGACGAGCCGGCGACGATGCCGGGGGCCCGCTGGTTTGCCGGCGCCCGGCTCAATTTTGCCGAAAACCTGCTCCGCTACCGGGACGACCGGCCGGCGCTGGTCGGCATCGCCGAGGGAGGGGAAACACGGCGGCTCAGCTACGCCGGGCTGTTCGACCAGGTGGCCCGGCTGGCGGCGGCGCTCAAGGACGCCGGGGTAACGGCGGGGGACCGGGTCGCCGGTTTCCTGCCGAACCTGCCGGAGACGGTGGTCGCCATGCTGGCGGCAACCAGCCTCGGGGCCGTCTGGTCCTCCTGTTCGCCCGATTTCGGCAGCCGGGGGGTCCTGGACCGCTTCGGCCAGATCGGCCCGAAGATTCTCTTCGCCGCCGACGGCTACCGCTACCGCGGCCGGCGTTTCGATTCGCTGGCGCGGCTCCGCGAGATCGTCTCCGCCCTCCCCGGCGTCGAACGGCTGGTGGTCGTCCCCTCCCTGGACGAGGAGCCCGATCTCCGCGGCATCCCGCAGGCGGTCCGCTACGCCGACTTTACCGCCGGGCAAGCGGCCTTTCCCGGCTTCGTCCAGCTCCCGGCCGACCACCCGCTCTACATCATGTACTCCTCCGGCACCACCGGCCCCCCCAAGTGCCTGGTCCAGGGGGCAGCGGGAATCCTCCTCAACCAGTTCAAGGAGCTGGCCCTTCACACCGACCTGGGGCGCGACGACACCATTATCTACCTGACCACCTGCGGCTGGATGATGTGGAACTGGCTGGTCTGCGCCCTGGCGACCGGGGCGACCGTGGTCCTCTACGAGGGGCACCCCTTCCATCCCGATCCGGGCTATCTCTGGCGGCTCGCCCGGGACGAGGGGATCACTGTCTTCGGTACCAGCGCCCGCTACCTGGCCGCTCTGGAGAAGAGCGGCGCCCGGCCGGGACGGGAGTACGACCTTTCCCGGCTCCGGACAGTACTCTCCACCGGTTCGCCGCTGGCGCCGGAGAGCTTCGCCTACGTCTACCGGGAGATCAAGGCCGACCTCCAACTCGCCTCGATCTCCGGCGGCACCGACCTGAACGGCTGCTTCGCTTTGGGAAACCCGCTCGGCCCGGTCTACCCCGGTGAACTCCAGTGCCGGGGGCTCGGCATGCGGGTAGCGGTCTTCGACGAGGCCGGCCGGGCGGTGGTCGGCAAGCCGGGCGAACTGGTCTGTACCGCCCCCTTCCCATCGATGCCGCTCTCCTTCTGGCACGATCCGGACGGCGCCAAGTACCGCCACGCCTATTTCGAGCGCTTTCCCGGGGTCTGGACCCACGGCGACTGGTGCGAGCTGACCGAAAGCGGCGGGCTGATCATCTACGGCCGCTCCGACGCCACGCTCAACCCGGGCGGGGTGCGGATCGGCACCGCCGAGCTCTACCGGCTGGTGGAAACCCTCCCCGAGATTGCCGACAGCCTCGCCGTCGGCCAGCGCTGGGAAGGGGACGAGCGGGTGATCCTCTTCGTCCGGCTGGCGGCCGGCACGACCTTGACCGACGAGCTGGCGGAGCGGATCCGCCGGGCAATCCGGGAGCAGCTCTCTCCCCGCCACGTCCCGGCCCGGATCATCGCCGTGGCCGATATTCCCTATACCATCAGCATGAAAAAGGTGGAGCTGGCGGTCCGAAAGGTTATCCACGGCGAGCCGGTGAAAAACCGCGACGCCCTGGCCAACCCCGAAGCGCTCGACCTTTACCGGGACCTGCCTGAGCTGCAACGATGA
- a CDS encoding citrate/2-methylcitrate synthase: protein MAALSFSPGLEGVVAGTTAISSVGKEQFGLTYRGYAIEDLAAHATFEEVAFLLIHGALPDAGEYARYRKRLAGLRELSAALKTVLEQLPAKAHPMDVLRTGCSALGTMEPETEAHGAHQIADRLLALFPGMLLYWHHFHRDGRRIETASAEESHAGHFLHLLHGRPPGELQRQAMDASLILYAEHEFNASTFSARVTASTLADFYAAITAAIGTLRGPLHGGANEEAMRLLGRFASPEEAEEAVRAMIAAGEKIMGFGHRIYKKSLDPRSPIIQQWSRRLAEAAGNPLLYRISERIEAVVRQAKGLYPNLDFYSASAYHLCGIPTSMFTPVFVFARVAGWAAHVIEQRSANRIFRPVADYTGPAPRPYPPLATRG, encoded by the coding sequence ATGGCTGCACTGTCATTCAGTCCGGGACTGGAAGGGGTGGTTGCCGGCACGACGGCGATCAGTTCGGTGGGAAAAGAACAGTTCGGGCTGACCTACCGCGGCTACGCCATCGAAGATCTGGCGGCGCACGCCACTTTCGAGGAGGTGGCCTTCCTGCTGATCCACGGCGCGCTGCCGGATGCCGGCGAATACGCCCGCTACCGCAAACGGCTGGCCGGGCTGCGGGAGCTGTCGGCGGCGCTGAAGACCGTGCTGGAGCAGCTGCCGGCCAAAGCCCATCCGATGGATGTGCTCCGGACCGGCTGTTCGGCCCTCGGCACCATGGAACCGGAAACGGAGGCCCACGGGGCGCACCAGATCGCCGACCGGCTGCTCGCCCTCTTCCCCGGCATGCTCCTCTACTGGCACCACTTTCACCGGGACGGCCGGCGGATCGAGACGGCCAGTGCCGAAGAGAGCCACGCCGGGCACTTCCTCCACCTTCTCCACGGCCGGCCGCCGGGCGAACTGCAGCGGCAGGCGATGGACGCCTCGCTGATCCTCTACGCCGAACACGAGTTCAACGCCTCGACCTTTTCCGCCCGGGTAACCGCCTCGACCCTGGCCGATTTCTACGCGGCGATCACCGCGGCCATCGGCACCCTGCGCGGGCCGCTCCACGGCGGGGCCAATGAGGAGGCGATGCGGCTGCTCGGCCGTTTTGCCTCTCCCGAGGAGGCCGAAGAGGCCGTCCGGGCGATGATCGCCGCCGGCGAAAAGATCATGGGCTTCGGCCACCGGATCTACAAGAAATCCCTCGACCCGCGCTCGCCGATCATCCAGCAGTGGTCGCGCCGGCTGGCCGAGGCGGCGGGAAACCCGCTCCTCTACCGAATCTCGGAGCGGATCGAGGCGGTGGTCCGGCAGGCCAAGGGGCTCTACCCCAACCTGGATTTCTACAGCGCCTCCGCCTACCACCTCTGCGGCATCCCGACGTCGATGTTCACCCCGGTCTTCGTCTTTGCCCGGGTCGCCGGCTGGGCCGCCCACGTGATCGAGCAGCGGAGCGCCAACCGGATCTTCCGCCCGGTGGCCGACTACACCGGCCCGGCACCGCGCCCCTATCCGCCGCTCGCCACCCGGGGCTGA
- a CDS encoding DMT family transporter — protein MKQHNAGALLIAASAAGFATLGILIKFAFAAGASITTIMAVRFLLAALCLVIVLRWRGVPLRLGRRGVVELTLMGAVGYGGMSMLFANGIHYLPASLAGLLLYTYPALVSLLSFLLGDERFTGRKGLALVLCLVGMVLVLNASFSGARLAGVLSILGAAGIYSCYIVIGNRLLKRIDPLVTSVYVCGTAGLAALLFGLATGSLTLLVPPAGWLAMLGIAIFPTMVGVIGFFAGLRLVGGTNAAIISTLEPLITIILSALLLGETITPLQGFGGAILLTGVIVLQLWGKDGGPAAAMPAAGEAGR, from the coding sequence ATGAAACAGCACAATGCCGGCGCCCTGCTGATCGCCGCCTCGGCGGCCGGCTTCGCCACCCTCGGCATCCTGATCAAGTTCGCCTTCGCCGCCGGGGCCTCGATTACCACCATCATGGCGGTCCGCTTCCTGCTGGCCGCCCTCTGCCTGGTCATCGTGCTCCGCTGGCGCGGCGTCCCGCTCCGGCTCGGCCGGCGGGGAGTGGTGGAGCTGACCCTGATGGGGGCGGTCGGCTATGGCGGGATGTCGATGCTCTTCGCCAACGGCATTCACTATCTGCCGGCATCGCTGGCCGGGCTGCTGCTCTATACCTACCCGGCGCTGGTCAGCCTCTTGTCGTTCCTGCTCGGTGACGAGCGCTTCACCGGGCGCAAGGGGCTCGCCCTGGTTCTCTGTCTGGTCGGGATGGTGCTGGTACTGAACGCCTCGTTCAGCGGGGCGCGTTTGGCGGGGGTGTTGTCGATCCTGGGGGCGGCGGGGATCTACTCCTGCTACATCGTCATCGGCAACCGGCTGCTGAAGCGGATCGATCCGCTGGTGACCTCGGTCTACGTCTGCGGGACGGCCGGCCTGGCGGCGCTTCTCTTTGGGCTGGCGACCGGGAGCCTGACCCTGCTGGTGCCGCCGGCGGGATGGCTGGCAATGCTCGGCATCGCCATTTTTCCGACCATGGTCGGGGTAATCGGCTTCTTTGCCGGGCTGCGGCTGGTCGGGGGGACCAATGCGGCGATCATCAGCACCCTGGAGCCGCTGATCACCATCATCCTGTCGGCGCTGCTGCTGGGGGAGACGATTACCCCCCTGCAGGGGTTCGGCGGGGCGATCCTCTTGACCGGGGTGATCGTGCTGCAGCTCTGGGGAAAAGATGGCGGGCCGGCCGCGGCCATGCCGGCGGCCGGCGAAGCGGGTCGCTGA
- a CDS encoding response regulator, translated as MKTLIVEDDPASRRLMRAYLEPLGPCDQAADGIEALETFTRALDSNAPYDLVCLDIMMPGMTGHEVLRTIRHREEEWQAPVPAKVIMTTALKDAGNVMAAFNNQCEAYLVKPIDSDKLFTTIRDLGLDC; from the coding sequence ATGAAAACGCTGATAGTGGAAGATGACCCGGCCAGCCGGCGCCTGATGCGCGCCTACCTCGAACCGCTCGGCCCGTGCGACCAGGCGGCCGACGGTATCGAGGCGCTGGAGACCTTCACCCGGGCGCTGGACAGCAACGCCCCTTACGACCTCGTCTGCCTCGACATCATGATGCCCGGGATGACCGGTCACGAGGTGCTCCGGACAATCCGCCACCGGGAAGAGGAATGGCAGGCGCCGGTCCCGGCAAAGGTGATCATGACCACCGCCCTGAAGGACGCCGGCAACGTCATGGCGGCCTTCAACAACCAGTGCGAGGCCTACCTGGTCAAACCGATCGACAGCGACAAGCTCTTCACCACCATCCGCGACCTCGGCCTCGACTGCTAG
- a CDS encoding response regulator, which translates to MDRQRTILLVDDNFMNRRLVAAMLHGKPYRLIERESGREGLACALAQRDELDLLLLDVGMPDLTGTELCRRFREAEEAGRRRPVIAYTAHAMADERQAFLVAGFSDILIKPITREELLALLARHLPPGEPAKEQP; encoded by the coding sequence ATGGACCGACAACGCACCATCCTCCTGGTGGACGACAATTTCATGAACCGACGGCTGGTAGCCGCCATGCTCCACGGTAAACCGTACCGGCTCATCGAGCGGGAAAGCGGCCGGGAGGGGCTCGCCTGCGCCCTGGCTCAGCGGGACGAACTCGACCTGCTGCTGCTCGACGTCGGCATGCCCGACCTGACCGGCACCGAGCTTTGCCGCCGCTTCCGGGAGGCGGAAGAGGCCGGCCGGCGGCGGCCGGTGATCGCCTACACCGCCCACGCCATGGCCGACGAGCGCCAGGCCTTCCTCGTCGCCGGCTTCAGCGACATTCTCATCAAACCGATTACCCGGGAGGAGCTCCTGGCCCTCCTGGCACGCCATCTCCCCCCGGGGGAGCCGGCAAAGGAGCAGCCATGA